GTCAGCATACATACCGTCGGAAGCATGGAAGGTGACGTCGTACGCACCAACCTGGGTGTAGTTGGGTGTCCAGTTAAATGTGCCGGTACCATTGCCATTATTAGTAAATATGGCGCCGGTCGGCAAAGCGGTCGCGGTCAGCGTCGGGATTGTACTATCCGGATCGGCACTGGTGATAACAAAGCGCAAATTGATGCCTTCGACCACACTCTGGGCGCCAATCGCGAACAGAACCGCCGACAGCAGCAGATAGTGGGTGAGCTCAATCTGCATGGGGTTCCTCGTCCGGCTTGCGGATCAACGCCACGGCTCCGATAATCGCCAAGAGCAGCAGCACCGCCACCACCTCGAATGCGTATAAATACTCGCTGAAAAGCAGTTGACCGATTTCCGTGACTTTGCCGAAGCCGGCCGGAAGCGCGCTCACGACCGTAAGTCCCGGTCCGGCACTCATAATCGCCACGAAAGAAACCAGCAGAATCAAGCTCGCCACCACGATTCCGGCCGCCTGTAAGGCCCGCGACGACTTCTCCTCGATAGGCTTGAGATTGAGAAGCATGATGACGAACAAGATGAGGACGATCACCGCTCCCGCATAGACCACGATCTGGATCGCCGCCACGAACGGCGCCGCCAACAGGATATAA
This window of the bacterium genome carries:
- a CDS encoding NADH-quinone oxidoreductase subunit J — translated: METILFAVLGLASILAALLTITSPSPLASALYLVGVMFSLAGLYILLAAPFVAAIQIVVYAGAVIVLILFVIMLLNLKPIEEKSSRALQAAGIVVASLILLVSFVAIMSAGPGLTVVSALPAGFGKVTEIGQLLFSEYLYAFEVVAVLLLLAIIGAVALIRKPDEEPHAD
- a CDS encoding putative Ig domain-containing protein, whose product is MQIELTHYLLLSAVLFAIGAQSVVEGINLRFVITSADPDSTIPTLTATALPTGAIFTNNGNGTGTFNWTPNYTQVGAYDVTFHASDGMYAD